Proteins encoded together in one Amblyomma americanum isolate KBUSLIRL-KWMA chromosome 1, ASM5285725v1, whole genome shotgun sequence window:
- the LOC144119128 gene encoding uncharacterized protein LOC144119128, which translates to MTYAAQLTAICLAMSAGRSEKLPVLPESWSTAIVVPIRKARKPLTAFSSYRPVSLTSAACKSMEFVALQRLSWMACACGFLSECQTGFRRHRCTADSIADVVSCLEEAKQLGDVALLVLLDVQAAFDSLPHSSIEQALDELGVTGRLRQFVTAFLSNRSMQVRVGGTLSSPRPITTGVPQGSVLSPFLFNLVMAGLPSAIQQGLCHRVFCSVYTDDVALWVRASRRHITSASQALQRALDEVQCFLVSRSLVLSATKSEALFVHPRCARASSRICTLRIDGTDLPWRPQVRYLGLTIDHCLTWIPADKPLLLHLDRVGRAAEHLLARGNGCSSTWAFRLFEAAGTSAVLYALPLATLTTTRLRRLLGVPQSSQITATLAEAGALPLNLILLQRGLTHTDRLRHVPDGRALRARPHSRMGMLYAAYMESLGPPASHPALPPPPTRPPLQVSLDFGGMSKRHTPAAALNQTAAAFLDEMKGTTLLFTDGSLNATRTCRLPFPGTSSAAELAGLHLAADLIATIPPGSVVVLCDSWPALQLLSRPLDNVATTLEDAGHQISLHWVPGHSGIEGNDLADTLAKSAHTDGSPVSYAVTQHDFARPLIMQMVRALHSDRRIARRQALPPALGPAAQAGLSPPPAPPHRLHVDALQVVRVWQGPLSCLPLLRGHGDAWPPPAGVPDP; encoded by the exons ATGACGTACGCGGCCCAGCTGACGGCGATCTGCCTGGCCATGTCCGCTGGCCGCAGTGAAaagctcccagtcctcccag AGAGCTGGTCCACAGCCATCGTGGTCCCAATCCGGAAGGCGAGGAAACCCCTCACGGCTTTTTCCTCCTACCGGCCTGTCTCGCTGACCTCGGCGGCATGCAAATCCATGGAGTTCGTGGCCCTTCAACGCCTCTCCTGGATGGCGTGCGCCTGTGGCTTCCTCTCTGAGTGCCAGACGGGATTCCGCAGGCACCGCTGCACGGCAGATTCCATCGCCGACGTCGTCTCCTGCCTGGAGGAGGCCAAGCAGCTAGGGGACGTCGCCCTCTTGGTCCTCCTGGACGTCCAGGCAGCCTTCGACAGCCTGCCCCACTCCTCCATCGAGCAGGCTCTGGACGAACTCGGAGTGACCGGGCGGTTGCGTCAATTCGTAACCGCATTTCTTTCCAACCGCTCCATGCAGGTTCGGGTTGGGGGCACCCTGAGCTCTCCGCGGCCCATCACCACCGGGGTCCCTCAGGGCTCAGTTCTCagccccttcctcttcaacctggtGATGGCCGGCCTCCCGTCCGCCATCCAGCAGGGTCTTTGCCACAGGGTCTTCTGCTCCGTGTATACGGACGACGTCGCCCTCTGGGTCCGGGCCTCCCGGAGGCACATAACCTCTGCCAGCCAGGCCCTCCAGCGAGCCCTCGACGAGGTGCAGTGCTTCCTGGTGTCCAGGAGCCTGGTGCTCTCTGCCACCAAGTCAGAGGCACTCTTCGTCCATCCGCGGTGTGCACGGGCCTCGTCGCGAATCTGTACTCTGCGGATTGACGGCACCGACCTACCCTGGAGGCCGCAAGTGAGGTACCTCGGTCTCACCATCGACCATTGCCTCACTTGGATCCCAGCGGACAAGCCCCTCCTGCTCCACTTGGACCGCGTCGGCCGAGCAGCCGAACACCTCCTGGCACGCGGGAACGGCTGTTCCTCTACCTGGGCCTTCCGGCTGTTTGAGGCAGCTGGGACGTCAGCGGTGCTCTATGCCCTTCCTCTGGCGACTCTAACGACCACCCGGCTCCGCCGTCTCCTGGGAGTCCCACAGAGCTCCCAGATCACAGCCACCCTAGCCGAGGCGGGGGCGCTCCCATTAAATCTCATACTCTTACAGAGAGGCCTCACACATACAGACCGGCTCCGCCATGTTCCTGACGGCAGAGCCCTCCGTGCACGCCCCCACTCCAGGATGGGCATGCTCTACGCTGCCTACATGGAGTCCCTGGGCCCTCCCGCCAGCCATCCTGCCCTCCCCCCACCACCTACGCGTCCTCCCCTGCAGGTCTCCTTGGACTTCGGAGGCATGTCGAAGCGCCACACACCAGCTGCGGCCCTCAATCAGACCGCTGCTGCCTTCCTGGATGAGATGAAGGGGACCACCCTTCTCTTCACCGATGGCTCG CTGAACGCGACAAGGACGTGCAGGCTGCCCTTCCCAGGCACTTCCTCTGCAGCTGAGCTGGCCGGACTCCATCTGGCAGCGGACCTGATTGCGACCATCCCACCTGGTTCAGTCGTGGTCCTCTGTGACTCCTGGCCAGCCCTCCAGCTGCTGTCCAGGCCTCTTGACAACGTGGCCACTACCCTGGAGGATGCTGGCCACCAGATCTCCCTGCATTGGGTGCCGGGCCACTCCGGTATTGAAGGCAACGACCTGGCCGACACTCTGGCCAAGTCTGCCCACACCGATGGGTCCCCGGTATCCTATGCAGTGACTCAACATGACTTTGCCCGCCCCCTCATCATGCAGATGGTACGGGCCCTTCACTCCGACCGGAGGATTGCGAGAAGACAAGCCCTTCCGccggctctcggaccagctgccCAGGCGGGACTGAGCCCTCCTCCTGCGCCTCCGCATCGGTTGCACGTGGACGCCCTCCAGGTTGTACGCGTGTGGCAGGGCCCACTCTCCTGCCTGCCGCTCCTGCGGGGACACGGGGACGCTTGGCCACCTCCTGCTGGCGTGCCCGACCCATGA